The Ostrea edulis chromosome 1, xbOstEdul1.1, whole genome shotgun sequence genomic sequence GTCACTCTTAGCTttcttcagttcaatgtagtctTTCTGTGGCCCCATCTCCTTCTGTACCagctgatctattttcttctgagCTTTGTCCACAAATTCTAGTTGTTTCTGAGCCATGTCTTCTGGAAGGTGATTGAAGATCGAATGAGGACTGACACTGGGGCTCCGCTTTTATAGCCAGCAAAATGTCTAGACTATTCTGTCTCGTGAGGGGCACGTGGGGAGCACGTGGTTGCATCatctttttctggaaaaaccgGTTTCAGCTAGAACATcgcgcgaccagcgcgtgctagtgcactaattgaacttgaaaagcCGGTTTCTCGCaaccagcgcgtgctagtgcccattggtacacattgactttagtggaatggaacttatattggtgtttaaagtagccctaaaaagggctgtgcatgaagtttttatttttaaaaatggccggCTTCATACGCAGGTTCTTCTATATACACGTGTAAGTCATGATCTTCGGATATAATGTGTTGTACTAATTGTCGAGCTCTTCTCCCGGGGAAACGTATCTCTTCGACGGTTTCCCACATCCAGTGTGCATCCCaaaacaatacccatacacttcTCCGGTAACGTGGTTTCTCCAGTCGAATAAATCCCGATACTTTTTGAGTGCCGTTCAATAACGTGTAAAACTGGTAAATCATGTACTGTATGAGGGGGGAATTTTTCAGGTACATGTCACTTAAACGCAGGTAAATATCCTCCACTGTTTCATGTGACCGCAATACATAGtcaaaacaccaatttttagatCGGCCCCAGCGTAATCGATGGCGACATCTCTGTACTAAATTGGCCCAGATCTCCATCTCGTCTACATAATCTTCTACTATGGTTAAATTCTCCACTGGTTGTATTCCCTGGCCGCGGCGTCTCGCTCTTAAAATTCTCCGTGTATCCATGACTGAAGGTCAGACAAGAATGACTGTAGAAAAACCAGCTGACGTACAGGTGCTTGATCACGTGGTGCAggtgtttgatcacgtgatgcATAACCTTTACCTATAAATACAGGTGTTTTCTGAACGTTCGTTATTTACTATGGGGGGCAGTGCTACTACGAGAATAAATGGATATAGTTATGTACTACAATGTATGAACGTGGCCTTACATAATCCTCACATTCAAAATGCTCGTCAATTTGTACAACAGATGTCACCGGAGGTCAGAAATGTACATAGTTTTCAACGGATTGCTGATTCATTAGCGGAGAATACCAATACGGGACGTTTACtcatgatttatttgtatgctGAGGAATTGAAACAGAATCTTCCAGACCAGATGAGTGACATTGATCGGATCTTACGCGATTGTCTACAAAAAGGATTCGTGGAACTGATTCGTATGAAAGGAATGGCTGCCCTGTTATAAAACAAGAACgttttagaattttttcattttgatcatcaTGGCTGAATTGACCAACAACGTTCTTACCGCTGTATTACAGCATTTCGAGGACTACAAAGAATCGGTGAACAACGCTCGTAGCGCTGCATTACGGTGTATCAAGGACTGGAAAGAAAAACAGCCGTTGAGATATAAATTCGCCATGAAGTTGTTGATCTTTTGGGAATTTCCTATGACCTTATATGAATATTCCAGCGTTTGCAAGCATATAGCCGACAACCTGAACAGAGAGTCTGGATTGATCATGATTTATACCATGGACCAAGAATTTAGACGACGGGAACCTGAGAAGACTGGGGCGATTGTAGCGATTACCGATCACTGGCTGGAAAAGGTGTATAAAAAAACCTAACCgttttcttttcctttattcCTGGAGGATGGCCAGCAGTGACAACATCGCAGAAAAAGCGCATAACCATGCATTAGAATGGGTGGAGAAAATGCAAGACGATACGGTGTTTCAAGCTGTTAAAAATTATCTGATAGCGGGGGTGTTTCCAATGACTCTGGACGAATATACAGATCTACGGAACCATGTGTACATCAATCTCTATAACGATGCGGGgttgatgttaatttatgtcgcgggggaggaattcaagaaacgcatgcctgaaaaaaccgccgagattgaaagtatcaccaaggactggcttcgagaagtatacataaagtgtgaagaacttaattcatttcatttattcccGGAGGATGGCCAGCAGTGACCACATCACAGAGAAAGCGATAGTTTATGTATTGGATTATCTCACAGACATTCATTCTGGGCAGTTTGAATTTGTGTTACACTATATGCGAGAAGAATTATTTCCCATCAGCTTAAAGGACTATCCATGTCTCTGTCAGTATTTGATCGAGAACCGGATCACCCCGCAAGCCTTAGTACTGATTCATTTAATGGGCCAGGAATTGAAACGAATTCGACCCACAGACAGAGCAGAAATCGAGAAAATCAGACTACGATGTCTTCGAGAGATGTACGTCAAGTTAAACGTGTGACTTTTAATCTGGATCAAAATGAAGTGCATCTGTTACCCGAAGAAGACCGGACAAGTATCTGGATGACTGTAGCTGCTGATCGATATCGATTTCAACGCAGGATtcgagaaatggaaaaaatgttggaccctattttaaaaagacatgtgcattggtgttgtgtgtgggagttatgtatttgaaatatgtgacatgaataaaattgtttacacgaaagctgtgtttggttgagtctctcagagaagggtttatttgttgaggaatccagaaaatcctaaaggtagagtgaaaatcgaatcaaataaggtgttttCTATCGAATAGACCTTATGAGATGTTGTTAGGGATGTACATGgtcgagaaataaatttttaaagagggggtgaagaaacattgaacctcgactcgacctctttaaccgctgtttctttgaaaactatgcgacgtagcaaaataaaaataagtttaacgcATTCGCCGTCTcagaatctatcagattaaatctaccttgcacagatatcgaatgtctagaaaaagacaatgagaaaaaactctctactcgaaagcacaaatccgccattttgacggccaccatcttggcttcgtctccgaagcgagggatgttttcgaggaggtccgcgctttcctgatatataccggcgcactcgccagttcgcttcactggtgatccagcacagttgtagaagatttttgaagattatttAAGAAGAAAGAAGAATGTCTGCAAGAAGAGACCCGCTCTACAATTTCCAGACCTTGCCTGGATTCCGGTACCGGCTCCTAGTGGTGGCTGAGGAACGGGTAGGGGAGAATTGGGTCGTGCGTTCTGAGAACGACCTGAGCACCTTCTCCCCTTTCGACCAGAGTGGGGTCCGTGAGATCATCTGCCGGGTGCGGGCCGAGTATGAAGGGAGGGCACCCCGCCGCCGCACCGCTCGAATCTCCACGGCCACGAGACCGCGCCGACGGGCCCCACAGCCAccctcaccaccaccaccttacTCCCCGGTGACGCCTACAACACCACCACCAGCGATCCCATCGGCACCAGTGGAATACAGCCCGGTGCCGATGAGCGACTCACCAGCGTCACCGGTGGAGTATTCACCGCGGTCACCGTCCCCCGCACCACCTCCCAGTCCAGCCCAGAGTCCGTCGCTGTTGGTGGCAGCCACGTCATCACCACCGAGACCAGCAGCCCCTGCAAGACCCCCACCACCTACCATCCGGTTTGCAGGGAGGACTCCACCACCGAGACCAACCCACGCACCGGTGGCAACTCATCCCCCGAGGAACCACCCTATGACTGTCCCTGGCTGGGCAGATAGGGCGGTTCCCATCTGGTTTAAGTGTCCTGTCTGCTGGCAAGACAGGGTACACTCTGGAATTACGTGTAGGGGATGTGGGCAGCGCCCAGCTTGCTGCTCGTGCGTGGAAGAGTTACAGGAGCGGCGACACACCCGGGGACGGTGCCCGTTATGCCGGTTTACCGGAAGCAGGGAATGAAAGTCGGTCCTTAGGACCAaacggcccttttcagggccaccaacttttttgaaaagacactttttatggcaaaaatcaagaaacacacaagtttgttttaaaaaagtttttattaacACAAGTAATAGCTAGAATAAAGCTATAATaaagttacattttcttgacaatgtacacatgtttatgatactgATAAGCAAAGTCACAAATCCATTGTCTATAATGAGTCCAATTGCCTCCGGCTAATCCATGAGGTTTCACCGTTAAACATTGTTGTACAATAGCATCCACCCAAGGTAGAGATAATACATCTCCTCGTAGATCCGTCACCGCCATGGTGGTTGACAGGTCTCACAGGTACACGTTGACCAGGGTTCTTGACTGTAAGGACAATGTTGAAACACCCGGGGATCAAACTTTCTCTGAGTCCAGCGCTCTCTAAACTCCTGACAGATCTCACAGGTACAGTCCTTATGTGCTATTTCTTCTTCAGGGGTGATGGTACAATGCTGCGGACACTTACACTCTAGCCAGGGTTCTCTAGTGTGACCACAACATTTATAGACAAAGGGATAAAACGTCAGCTCTGCCAATCTCTCTATCCACTTCTGTTTGGCcaggatgttttcttttttataatgaaaacagcCACAAGTGCTCCAAGGTCCTCGGCAATACCcacacactagtacatctttcTCATCATCCGCGTACCGTTCAaacgacatgattgagaaaaatggtaacaagtgacctatttatatagtgttttttGATGAGTCATCAACATGACGTCAGCCATCTGAGGTaggggatgttttcgaggacgTCCGCGCTCTCGCCTTTTTAAACGAGCGCAACGTCAAAAATTGGGCATTccgattttttaaaggaaccagaACCATGAGCCGTAGAGTAGGACCAGACCCTACAGTGAATGATTATTGTATCAAATGGGAGGAGGATTGGGAGCAAGAGATTGCCCCGCCGGCCTCACGGGAGGCTCTTCCCCCACCGCCCATGAGCCAGGATCTGCCCCCGCCAGAGGAAAACTGGGACGCAGAGTTAGAAGTGGTGCAACGGCCTCCGGGGagattgttttttaaacacGGCTGGTTGCCCGTTTTTGTGTTTGACCACGAGCAACCCCCGGAGGAGCagaaaaagaagagaagaaagaagaagaagaacagaCAGTGAGGGGGACCgagaagaaaagaagaagaagagaaggagaagaaggagaagagagaagaagaagaagagaaaagaccaagaacagagagagaaagaaaacagcccttttcagggctacccattctttttgaaaagacatggttgattacaatgacaagaaaattttttttttttttccaacgtTTTATTAAACTCCAACtatgaacaataacaataacataGTTTACAATACATTCAGTCTTTGACATTGACAAGTTTGTCCTTGATGGGTTCTCGGTTTACGGAAGGTCTCTTTAAACCAATCCGCCACAAAACGATCGCGTTGTAAGGCTGTGCCTTTCCAGGGAAGTAACCATTCTCGTACGGTGCTTCTATGGCGATGGCGTTGatgtaaaaaatacacacagtattGTCCACAGACATCCGTATTCAAATCTTGATAACAATGGGTGTTATGAATCCAAGTCTCTCCGTGGCGTTGAATAAAGTCTTGGATGTCTTTATGGCTGGGAGGTAATccgtaagaatcaaaatattcgACGGTAGGGCTACTCAAATACAAACAGACCCAATGCGCTCCAGGGCGATCGTGAGGGTCTGTATTCACCACGATGGCTTTGTGATGAGGTAACAGCTCAGGTATGACATCTCGAGGATACACACCTGCAAACGCCGGTCCTAAATCTCGTTGTAAAACATCTCTCAATTGCTGAGTATCCATCTCTCTCTTAGTAATCGATACTGACTTCtcgttgtttgttgatttctagCAGATTGTCGAACACGGCATACACCACACAGTTTAAGGTCCTGGCTACGTTGGCGGCAAATTGCACTTCCACTCTCAAGTTCCCCGtctgtatgagatgaaatttatccgtCTGGGCTTCTTGATCTTTCGTGAAATCCACACACCAGAGGGTGTAACCGTTTTTATACTCTTCCAGGGTAATGTCCGGAGCCCAGTCCTGACCTAATTTTCCCAAGCCTTTGTACAGACTCAAATACGATCTCAGGTACTGATCGTCGGTGAAATTAGGTTCCAAAGGTCGGGTTTCCATCATTtctccattgatactgatttctaatttcttgactctctcattttggaaatgaaaggGGTTTCTGGTATTATCCCCATTAAAAGCCGCATTGTCCACAAAGCCCAACACGATCAGTTTAGGCATCTGTCCTTGAAACAGATGATCGGTGATTTTAGATTGGGTGCCACTAGGAATGGTGAAGGTTTTCACTTCCACTCGTCTCAATGGATATTTCGCCGTTTGAGTACTCAGTTGCTGATTGATGAGATTAATGATACTCGGCACAGGTTTGACTTTCCTCACCCACAAGATCATACTTTGAATGGCCACTTTCCCACTACTCCCGGCAGCGGTCATCATGTAGAACTGGGGTCGAGCGCGATTGAATCGGAGACGGACATCCAAGCCATTAGGGAGACATTTCTCTTGCTCAAACAAATCCAGATGTAATCGATCCATCAACACGATCTCCTTACTGTCTGTAATCTTCTCGTGACGTTTTCTCAACCCTACATTCTTGGAATCATCCGGATACTCGGGAGTCGGAATGACGGCCGCGATGCTGATTTTGTTATTCACTACTGGAAATTCCACAGGAGTTTGAGCCAGATCTTCTAATTTGACCTCATCCATATGTCCTGCCGTATCTTTTTCCCACAAGCTACAGGCTCTCATCTGGGTTTCCAGAGTCTTTGGTGCATAAGACAACAATTTCTCCAGATACGCTTTGTAGGGATAAGTATCCGTCCCCGGGGTAATGACTTTTCCATTGAGACTGACATCGATTTCACTGAACAAGGAATGGAGAATGTTATTCACGGGGGTGGAGGTCGAATGGCCTCCTGTGAGATTCGTTCCATTGGCTTTCGTGAATTTACAGACCATCTGGAGATAAGTTTGGgataaatccagatattcatctcctttgatttcaaattcaatcggAGCCGTATCCGAGTTGAGGGTACTGGAAATGGGGTAATATTCCATCCATTTCGAATCTTCTAAAGTGACGTTGGTCGGGGGCACTTTAAACAGTTCTAAACTGCTGGTACCACAAGCGCAAGATTCTCTGTGCATCATATTGGAACGATGTGTTACTCAGCGTGAACTGGGATCAAATGTGTTCTGGTCTCCTTCTCACTCCCTTTTTATAGGGTTCTCAGTCGAAAATATCCAGAGAGCGTTTTGGCTTACCCCTTTTCACTAGCTTCCTACCTCCCTTCCTAGATCGCTTCCTAGGTTGCTTCCTAGGTCTCTTATGAGGCCCTCCCCGAGCTAAGATacgttgttttcttttaacaaatccttttccTTCCTGTATTCCCACCTGTTTTCCCACCTGTTTTCTTTTGAGGGTCGTGGTTCCAGGCTTCCTGAGTATTCCTGTGCGTGCTTTTCTTCCTCGTTTGGATGGGGCTTTTCGAGATCTTCGCCTACGGGCATACCCTGCTGTCTCTTTCAGGGCTTGGGCACCGTGTGTCTTGAGAGCGTCTTTGAGTGATCGTTTATTATCTAACACATCCATCCCTGTTTTAGCAGCAGCCTTTAAGGCACTTTTAGCCCCCGATTTGAGTAAATCGGtgaaaaatccttttcccttctgcTTTTCAGATTCTGGATCATATTCTTCTGTTGGATAGCTTCTACGTCGTCTCCTCCGATAAGAGCGATAAGGGCGGTCGTAATCATAATATCTCTCTTGATAGACAGgacgttgttgttgttgttgctgttgtgcGGGGGCTCCACCTAATAATCCACTGATCAGGGGACCCGCCACTTTGCTGGCTATTCCCAGCAGGGCTCCAAGCCCGTGACCCTGCTGCCGTATTAAACCTTTATGGTAGTGCATCTTGATGTAAATGAACTTCGTTAGGGGTTACAcccgctttttatactttttacgcCGTCTCTTTCTCTTCTTTCCCTGGCCCGCTTGACCCACAATGGCATTGGCAATCCACGGAATGAGAAACCAGATTCCGTGTCCTTTCTGGCGTCTGACTCCTCGATGGTACTTCATCTTTCAATACACTTTGCGGAAATGAAGTTTGACTAAGGAGCGCCCATTTAAAAACCCCATAGGACGCCCTAAAGAATTCATGATGTGTACCTCAATGGTATCGAAATATTTCttactcagtttcaaatattcggCTCGAATCGGTTCCCAACGGGCTTGTTGTCGATCGTCGTATTGACCCGTACAGGGGACGACtctcaataatttcaatttgttggtGCCCACCACTTGAGGATCCACAAtgtcacaatacacatacatggcTTTCAGATTGTCGTAGACATCCATGGTCGTGTTCCCCAAGTAATTCACGTTGATCCATTTCGTCATGGTTTCATCGCCCAGGATCATTTTGTCACTATCCAGACCTAGCTTGTACGCTAAGGGTGTAGGGAAACGAATGCACATGGGGGTGGTTCTCAGTGCTTTCCCATTAAACTGATACTCGACACGATCGTACTCGGGGTGATACACTAAGATCTGGTTGTTCCCCTCGTCGTTAGGATTCCCTAACTCACTCCATACTTTCCACAGGGTTCTCCTTAAGGCTgcgttgatttcattgattaacgCCAAAGGTTGTGTATAAGCTCCGGGTCGGAAGTGAATGCGAATGATATCGAAGGGAAATAAACTATCCCCTCCCGCAAAGAGATGGGACCATGGCGTCAGATCCCAGGGGACCACCACCTCACACCTGGCCATCGTGACTTTACCCATATTCTCTGTCTTAAATCTTTCCCATTTATAAGTGTTGGGATCTTGGACATGTTTCGTATACGGATCTGGAATGAGAACGTCCACATAAGCCTCGCTATCCGATACGTTTTGTAAGTTGGCCGAGTACATCATTTCGGTCAATCCGACTTCCCATGCTCCATCCGTTAAGTCCATGGTGTGTGGCAATAACGTTTTAAATTGAGCAGTCGTATTCGTCGGAAACGATTCCATCGAACCATCACTCAACAGAGTCATGTAAAACCCTTCTCCTTCAGCCATGATGTCTTAAATGAGCCCCTGTCTCTGTTTCCTTCTCTATTTATACacaacaccgttttgttttttcacaattttttatttgaaacaacaTACAACATGACAATACATTCAATTCATTCTTCTTGATCGCGGCCACCACCACCCCACATCAACGCATCCGAGTCTTCCAACTCTAGTGTTCGTCTCGGGACTAAGCGTCGTCGCATCACCAGATAGTGTCGGGTTCCCCAGCAATCGGCTACATCATAACCTTCATTGATCATGTCTTTGAAATGTCGGAGACAGTCCTCGGAATGGTCAAACCAAGGACTCTCATTTAAGGTCCAATCGGATTCGTCTTGTCGTCCCATCAATCCCCAGAAGGCTTTGACTTTCCAGCGAAACTCTTGATACTTGGTCTTCATGATAAAGGCTGACCATCCGTGAGGTATCAGTATACGTTTGTACAAGTACACAGGATGCGTGGAcgttttgtgttgtttacaatgcatcAAACACATCTGCTTATCCGCAAACCATGCCGTTTTCTTTCCCTCTTGTTTCCAGGCGTACTGTGTGTTAGCCATGGTGAACTGATGAATCTGAAGAAGATCGTTCCTGTTTTATACTCGGGCTCGCTAACGTCATTTGTGGACTAGGCATGACGTAGCCCACCAAAGAACTTAAGGTCACCATCCAAAAATCGCGATTGGGATCGCCTAAGGCTAACATGACGACCGAAGTGATAATGATGGTTAAACACAGgaataattgtgcaaaatacacaatttctgctcGAGGGACTTTTTCACCCAAGAAAGTCCACTGGTTGGTCATGGCCGAATGAGATCCGCTTGCGGAATCCATGAATCAAAACTGGGAGGATATCCTTTCCAACGCACTTTGACTtctgaaatgactttttttcCCACACGCCGCTTTTTATACCCTAAGATTTCTTCCACTTCATAgacatcatcgtctttaatcACTTGTTGTAATTCCTTCTCGTAAAACGTTCCTTCTAATTCTTCCCCGTGATCATCTTGAATACGATAGACGTTTCGTCCTGGCACTTTTCTAGAGATGGTAAACAGTTCTTTGGTCCAATTCGGtaaatatcctttttcaaaCGTACGTTTGGCTTTACTAATGCGTACACGATCCCCCACTTGCAAACGACTCGTGGTatcggcactctgttttccataCAAGGTTTTCCATACGGTCAAGACATTCTTGGCATTGACTTGAGCAGGAGCTCGCCGGATACTGCGATGATAGGTATGATTGTAACCATACACCAGATCCCCCAAGACATCGACATACCGTCGTGTTTTATGACGTGTAAAATACCGCCACATGCGTGCTTTCAGCGTGCGTTGAAAACGTTCCACAATACTGGCTTTGGTTTCGGCATTACGGgtcgtaaagaaatgaatggatttgAAGGCTTGACGAAATTCTTTATTGGTAAATTCTTTTCCTTGATCAGACTGAATGCGCACGGGgcgacgtccctctcgaaaaatccCTCGTAAGCCTCGTATCATTTCTTTccccgttttctgttttaaaggcaCGACCCAGGCATATTTAGACAGCACGTCAATGGCACATAATAAAAACGTATACCCATTATTGTCTTGTTTCAAGCTGGAGACATCGGCTAAATCTAATTGCCATTGTTCATCCATATCCGTCACTCGTGTTTGTCGTCGCTTGAATTTCCTCCGTATCGGTTTATGCAAGGTATAGGTATCTTGAGCTTTCACCCATTCTCGAATTTGAGACAGGGTAATCTTGTGTCCTAATTGACGCACTTGACGATACAACGCCTGGACTCCCCCATACCCTGTCTTGGGATCGTAATACAGTCGCTGTAAGATCTGTTCTGCTTTCATGGTAGATTTAACCATTTTCCAATTTCACGTGATGTCTTTTTACTGGCCTCCCAGATATTTTTAGGGGTCATCATTCGTCTGGGAGTTTCATAGAACGATTGGTCAAAACCAGAGATTTCTTGAAATCCGCTCTCCTCTTCCTCTAGAGGTCTAGGCGTACTGATTTTCCCTGGTTTGTCCATGGCTTTTATAACATCCCGATTGTTCACATATCCTTTGGGAGCATGAGTCTCTTTTAACGCTTGAGCAAATTCCTCTAATCCCGCGGGGGGATCACGATGTCTTAAGGGTCTTTGTCGTTGGGCTTCGGTCATTAAATCCACAATATTGGAATCGGGAACCCTGCGTCCTCTATAGCTGATTTCTCCTTCTTTATTCCAAGTCACCACTTTGGATTTCTTGAGATGATCGAGTAATAAACCTGCTTTCTTTCGACCCGGTTTATTGACGCTTTTGATAATCTGTTCCTCCAAGTCATCGGATGCTGAGGCGGCTGTGGGTGTTGAGGCGGCACTGGTTGCAGTGGTTGGGGAGGATAGAGTCGCTGGGGTGGGATGTCgagcttgttgtaaatattgacgaTAGCGATGAAGTTGATGACCGTACAACCCCACTTTTTCTTTCTCGGTTAAATCATCTCGATGTTCAATCTCGTCCAAATCACTGCGTAAACCAATAGTCGAGGTAAATTCGGGAGGTTTAGGTAATTTGCCTTTTAATTCGTTGAGCATCGCTTCCGGTACCAATACCATTTTTCGACTCATGATTTCTTACAAATCTTGCCACACACAAACGAACCCAATCCTTTTTGGTGGATGAGTATACCTCGTCGTTTTTTCACGGGTTGAGTCCGGACTAAGCGTCTTAAGATGTGTTTCTTTCGACCCAGTTGTCGCTTCTGAGTAGGATTGAGAGGAATCACCCCTTTTAATAGATTGTacacaatctcacaaatctttaaaatgcagtCATTGGAACAATGTTTCAACACCTCTGTCTTTAATTTGCTGGAATAGTGAGGAGCCGCTAACGTCTGCAAGAGCGGTAAATGAGGTCGTAATCGACATTCACACTTCTTCGTATGAGCCATGGTAATGAAGGGTGGGGCACCTTACCCCTCCTTTTTATACCTAGTCCAGGACAATGGCACTCGGATGTTTAGGATCAAAACGCTTGTGATGGACGGTCTCTTCGTGACGATTGCGGTTCTCTCTCGCATTGAAGACCAGAgggcaaaatttacatttatatttcttttgcacCTGAACCGGTGTTGAGGTGGTTAAGGGTTGAAATTTCATGCTTCCAAAGGTATGAGCAAAACTCGGTAGAGCAGTATCACTGGTTCTGGAACTTCCTATAGGCCCATGCATGGgtcgttccattttcttttgagcTAATCCGGCTTTCAGATTGGCTAACGTTTTAGTGGCCTTGGGGGGAGTGGCCTTGGGAAACGGCATCTTCACAATGAGAGGGGTTTTCTTTGGAGCCCAATTGGGAAACGGATTCTTCATCCTGAGAGGTGTCTTCTTAGGGGATTTCTTAGGGGACTTCTTAGGTGTCTTCTTAGGTAAGCGAATAATGAGTTTAGGAATTCTCTGAGGTGATTTTTTAGCTTTCTTAGCCCGTGGTTTCTTGGTTTTCTTGGGTTGTCCCCCACGGGGCTTACGGCCTGTTtcccatttgaataaatgacggaTAATGGTCCCTCCTAAGAATCCGGCGCCTcctcgtttcaaaatggctttttTACGCTCTTCTTCATTGGACTTCTTATCGGCAATGACACTCAAGTCTTGGCGATGGGATTGAATGAACCGCTGAGTGATTTTATTGCCTGGTAAGACGCCTCGCAATAAATTTCGAGCGCCCATCGCAAACCAGTTGAGTAAGGCTCTACGTCCTAATTCAATGAGATGGCTCCgttgaacgggatcccgttcccgTTGTAAACGGCGTAACGTTTTGACTAATTTACTCTTCGCGGAAGGTCTACCCATGATGAAGACTGTCTTTCGAATGATACACCTGCCCATGATGTGACATTATTTATACTCTCGGGGGCATGTGCACAGCCAAGTTGGTAAAGAGTTGACTTCTTAATCTTAAATCGTCCGACGTCTGAGGACTCAAGTCCACTAGTAAATACCCGTGAGGTACACGGGTGGCGTCCTCATAGGCTGGAAGTAAATGCGGCATTTGTAATTGCCGACTTAACACCCCAATCTGAGATTTATCTCGAGGATTTTTAAACAGCACAAGATAGTGAGCATTCAGACTGATGGTACGATGTTGTACTGCTCGATCAAACAGATTTTGTGTGATATAAATGACACTGGTATTGCGATGATGCGCTTTGCGCGTAAACCAGTCGACAATCGATTCGATGGCTTTACCTcccatcatatcatcaaaaatgagtagatgacgcgtactgagatccgccactatCTGCTCATCGTCTTGAGGTATATTGCGGATAAAAGTGACCTTGTCCTGTAAGGATTCGTACGCGGACTGCCATTCTCGATAACACCATACTATCTTTTCGGGAGGCGGTGCAATCCACTgcgtattttgtaccagttgctTCACAAATTCCGTTTTACCCGATTTAGAGGGTCCGGCCACCACCAtggtaaattcatgtttcaactGAAAAGGCTCAAGTGTCTCGTAGGtatacatcttgataaatgacacAAGTTCAGGAAAATCATATCtatttattaaca encodes the following:
- the LOC130047371 gene encoding uncharacterized protein LOC130047371, with the translated sequence MSARRDPLYNFQTLPGFRYRLLVVAEERVGENWVVRSENDLSTFSPFDQSGVREIICRVRAEYEGRAPRRRTARISTATRPRRRAPQPPSPPPPYSPVTPTTPPPAIPSAPVEYSPVPMSDSPASPVEYSPRSPSPAPPPSPAQSPSLLVAATSSPPRPAAPARPPPPTIRFAGRTPPPRPTHAPVATHPPRNHPMTVPGWADRAVPIWFKCPVCWQDRVHSGITCRGCGQRPACCSCVEELQERRHTRGRCPLCRFTGSRE
- the LOC130047373 gene encoding uncharacterized protein F54H12.2-like — its product is MMHRESCACGTSSLELFKVPPTNVTLEDSKWMEYYPISSTLNSDTAPIEFEIKGDEYLDLSQTYLQMVCKFTKANGTNLTGGHSTSTPVNNILHSLFSEIDVSLNGKVITPGTDTYPYKAYLEKLLSYAPKTLETQMRACSLWEKDTAGHMDEVKLEDLAQTPVEFPVVNNKISIAAVIPTPEYPDDSKNVGLRKRHEKITDSKEIVLMDRLHLDLFEQEKCLPNGLDVRLRFNRARPQFYMMTAAGSSGKVAIQSMILWVRKVKPVPSIINLINQQLSTQTAKYPLRRVEVKTFTIPSGTQSKITDHLFQGQMPKLIVLGFVDNAAFNGDNTRNPFHFQNERDWAPDITLEEYKNGYTLWCVDFTKDQEAQTDKFHLIQTGNLRVEVQFAANVARTLNCVVYAVFDNLLEINKQREVSIDY